One Synechococcus sp. Nb3U1 genomic window, CGCTTTTTTGGCAATGTGGTGATCGTGCAGGCCAATCGGGCCATTGAAGGAGATCGCGCCGATTACTTTGATCAAGAACAGATTTTCAAAATCACCGCCGAACGGGATCCCGTTGTCCTCTGCGATCGGGGTGATATGAACCCAATCCCGCGCGGCAGTACCGAAGCCTTACCCGGTCGGAATGCGTTGGATCAGATGTGTCGAGGTGCCAACCGCCTCAGCGGTAAGTGGGTCACCCTCGATATGGATCGGGATGAATACACCGTCGAAGGAGATGAGGCGCAGCAGGGGATGTTTCAATTTCGCATCACCGATTCCCTCTAAAGTACCCAGCCGGGGATCCGCTCTGGGGTGTCAGGGGCTGGGGGTGTTGGGAAGGCTGACTGAAGTTGTGGAGGTGAGATGACCACCCAATATGCCGATAGCGCGCCGCGCTCCACAGAACCCGATCCCAAACCCCGTACCGCCCCTCCCCGGAGAGGCGGTTTTTGGGGATCCCTGCAGTTGGGGGCAGGCTTTTTGGAGCTGTACCTTTTCAAGGAGATGATTCGCCCCTTCTTTCTGGGGGTGGCGGGGGGCACCGTAATGATGCTGGGCAACCAGCTATTCATTTATGCCGATCTATTAGTGAAAAAGGGTGCTCCTCCGCTAACAATTTTGCACATTCTCATCCTCAATCTGCCCGCTATCCTGGTGGTGACCTTCCCGATTGCCGGCCTATTTGCCACCCTGCTAACCCTCGGCAAAATGGGAGCCGACAGCGAGATCATCGCCCTGCGTGCCGCCGGGATCCCTTATCGCAAAGTGTTTATTCCGGTGCTCTGTATTGGGTTGCTGGTGAGTGGTTTGGCCCTGTTTACCAACGAAGTGATTGTGCCCCAGACCAACCAGAAGGTGAAAACCCTGAACAAGAATCTGATCTTGGCTCAGGATGCCATCCTGTTTAACCCGGAAGAGATCGTGCGGGTAGATGATGACCTCTGGTTTCATGTCGGCTCCATCGACCCCGAAACCGGCTTGATGCGGGATTTGGTGATTTTGGATCGCAAAGCGGAAACTGGGCATTTGCGCTACCCGCAGGTGATTTCTGCCCAAACGGCCCAACAAGTGGGGCAATCTTGGCAACTGCGGGACGTGGTGGTGCGTCGTTATGACCAGCAGGGGCGTACCTACTACGAGGGCCAAGTAGAAGAAATGGAGCTGAACATCGTCAATAAACTGGTGGGCCTGATCTACGCCGAAAAGGTGCCCCAAGAACAACGGGCTGGAGAGTTATGGGATCAGTGCCAGCGCTACCGACAGGAACAGCGCCCCTCTGCAGATGTCGCCCGCTGCCTGACGGAATATCACCTCAAGTTCGCCATTCCCTTGGCCAGTTTCTTCGCTGTCCTAGTGGCGGCCCCCTTGGGTCTGCAAACGGTGCGGCAAACCGGACGCTACGGAGGCGTGGCGCTAGCGATTGTTCTGGTGTTTATTTACTATGTACTGATGAGCCTGGGGCGAGCGATGGGTCGAGTGGAGCATATCGATCCTTGGCTAGCGGCCTGGTTGCCGAATATGATTTTCGGTGGGGTAGGCTTTTCTTTACTGTGGCGGTTTTTACGGTGAAATCCTGCAACTTCCCAGATGGCTTTGGCTCTTGGGCGAGAACCGCCTGGTTGGCCTTGTGTTGTAGCGGATCCCTTTGGTTGGTGATGGGGGAGGCGGTTTTTGCGCAGCTGGAGCCCCTACCCACCGAGATGGAGGGCTATCAGCGGTTTTGGGCCATGCAAACCCCCGCCCAACGCCTACAACTGGCCCGCCGGGATCCCCGCCCAGAACCCACCGCCCCCTCGGGTGCAAGCTTGTTGGGAGATCCCCTGACTCTGGCGGAGGCGCAACAGCCCAGCCAGGCTGGTGCTCCCTCGATTTCCTCCACCGTTGCCTCTGCTTCTGCATCCCCTCTAGCGACCGCTGGGATCCCGGATGCTTCGCCACCACCCATCACGGCCCCAACGAGTTCCTCCTATTCTCAAGAGCAAGAAACGGCTCCTGCCACAGCCCTCACCTCGGAAGAGCTGAACCGGCAGCGCATCCAACGTCTGTTGGCGGAAGGGGCGGCAGCCCATGCCCAACGACAAGCACAACAGGCCACAACCCCGCCAACGGCGGGGCGGGTTCAGGCGACACCTAATCCCCCAGCTCCGACCCTGACCTCGACTCAGCCCCCACAACCCACGACTTCCCAAGCTTCCGCCCTGCGGGTGGAAGAGCAACCCTGGCTGCGCTCCAACGATGGGTTGGAGCCATTCACCCCCGGTTCCTCCTCCTCCGAGACCGTGGCCGTCGGCAAACCCGAGGAGAACGCCAGTGAAGAAGAGGAGTTGGGTCGGATCCCGTCTTTCCCGGAAACGGCCCCGCTGTTGATTTCGCAGGCGGGTGGAGAGCTGGGGCTGAGGGGTATGCTCTCCCAGGGATCCCCTTTGGATCCGGAGCTGGTAGAAAACTTCCCCCTGCTACAGAAGGGATCCCCGTCCTCCATCGAAGCAGAACCTGAAACAGAAGCATCAACAGAAACATTGACCTCTACCTCGGGTTTGTCTCTGGCTCCAGAACTGCTAGAGCGTTTCCCTCTTTTGAGAACCTTGGGAGCTGAAGCGGATTCCCCCTCCTCAGATCTGCAGGCGGCGCTCCCCCCCACTCCAGATCTGCCCGGATCCAGCAGCCAAGGATCCCAGATTCGCCAGCAACTGTCGGCCACCGCCACCGCCCAACGACAAATCCCCCTCGATCCGGATCAAATCAACGTCAATGGGGATGTGCTCAGCTACATCGCCGAAGAGGATCTGGGCATCGTCGAGGGGAACGCCCTGATCCAGCTTTCCGATGGCACCCGCATTACCGGCAACCGGCTGTTGTTTTATCGGCGAGAACGGCGCTTGCGCAGCGATGGCCCCTTCCTCATGGAGCAGCCCCCTGGCCCGCAAGGACGCGGGATACGCCAAATTCAAGGGGAAAACCTGGATCTGGATATCCCTAGCCGTACCGCCCAATTTGAAACCTCGCTGGTGATCCTGCCGGGGGAAGAGCCGGGGACGAAAGTTTTTGTGCGCAGCGAAGAGACCACCGCCCTTTTGGGGGATCAGATCTTCTTCGAGAAGGCCACCATCACCACCTCGCCAGAGCCGCCCATTACCCACTACGTGCAGGGGGATCGGGTGGAGGTGTTCCCGGATGACCGGGTGATGGTCTACGACGCGCGCATGTTTGCTGGTGGGGAGCTTACCGAGCAGGGCGATCTGCAGGCGGGCACCCAGATCGCCTACTTTCCGCTGTTTGTGTATAGCTTGCGAGATCACCAGTGGATTCTGCCCGGGCAAAGCGAAACGGAAGGGGTGTTCGTCAAGTCCAGCTGGGCCTATCGCTTCGATGAGTACAACTTCGGCGGCTTGCGGGTGGATGCCATCCAGAAAAAAGGCTTGGGGGTGGGCTTCCTGCACGACTACATTCTGCCCATCACCGACAGCGTCAACTATGGGCGGGCCCAATTTTATTTGGTCACAGAAGCGGATCAACAGCGGATGTCCAGTCGCTTCCGGGTGGATCACAACTTCAACTTTTACGCCGCCACGATTTTTGGCCAAGCGGGGCAACTGCGGGGTCAGCTCAACCTCAACCTGGACAACACCTACCGTCCGGCGGGGGGGCGTAACGATAACGCCGATTTACGCCTCAACTCCACCTTCCAGGGGGATCTTTCCACCACCACCCTGAACATCAGCCGCACCGGATCCCAGGAGCGGGGCACCTACAGCTTTCCTCTTACCCTCAGCCACAACCAACGCTACGGGGGCGTGCACTGGCTGCAATCGGACTTGCGGCTGGACTACAACCAGCGGGTGAGCATTCAAGATGGCCCCGACTTTGCCGATGCCCGTCTGACTTTGGGTACGCAACTAACCCCGCCCGGCTGGGGAGGTAGCTACCGCCTCAATTACCGCGCCTACAGCAGCTCCAATGGCGACAACGAGCCACGCCGCAACTTCGAGTTGGCCTTCAACCCCGACCTAATCCGCATCACCCCCGATATCTCCCTCACCAATGCCCTCACCCTGACCCAGGAGCAACAACCAGATCGAGAAGTGGGATCCGGCCTCAACTTTTTTAATCGCTACGAGCTGCGCTCCAGCCTGCGGTTTAACGACATTCAACCGGCCCGTTGGGTGACAGTTATACCCGGCTCCATCGACTACAGCCAGGTACTCTACTCCACCCCCGACCAGGAATCCACCGTCAGTCTCAACCCCCGCCTTAGCCTCAGGCCTGCCGACTGGAACACCATCGATCTGCGCTATAGCCGCACCTTCTACGGCAACAACTCCGTGCCCTTTCAGACCCTTTCCACCAGCCCCAAAGATGTGGATCGCATCAACGCCAACATCAGCTTCTTTACCCCCCGCGATCTCCTGCCCAACGTGCCACCTGGCTACATTGCCTTTGAAGATGACCTGCCTGGTGAGCTGCCGATAGCCCTGACGTTCCCTGATGATACACAAGAAGATTTGGAGGCGATCGCCACCCGGAACCTGCAGGAATTGCAGGCGGAGGTGAAAAATCTGCTGCGTCTGGACACCACCGCCGGCTACGACTTCATCAACCAAAAGTGGGATGTAGTCAACGCCAACTTCACCTGGAACACCACCCCCGATCTGTTCAACATTCAGTTGCAAACCGCCTATGACCTGAACGAAGGGGAACTGCGGCCAGTCCGCCTACAATATCGGGGACGTAGCAGTACCACCTTCAACCGGGATCAGCGCTCCGGTTTGGATGTGTATGAGCCAGGGATCAGCTATTCCTTGCAAGCTGTCTACGACCCCAAACTGGGTGAGATTTCCACCTACGGGGTGGATCTAGATGCCACTATCGGCACGCAATGGCAAAATCACTGGCGGTTCCGATTGGGCCTGACGGAAGAAGGGATCCGCCGTGTGGAAGTACGTCGTGATCTGCGGGATTTTGAGTTGCGCTTAGCCTACGATCCGACAGCAGAAATGCTGCGTTTGGAAGGGATCCTGGTAGCCTTCCCCAGTCGCCCGGTGGGTCTGACCCAAGAGCGAGGAGATTTTCTCCTGACTACCCCTGGCGGCGCCTTTAGTTTGGATGATTTGGGGCGCTGAGCATCAGGTGAGATGAGAAGTGGTATTTCTGCCAAGGTTCTCACCGGATCTCGATGACATAATGACTGTAAGATTGACTACAAGTCTACTGCCACTGGAAAGTAACCGTGACGCGATCCCAGTTGGCCTCCGTTTTCAGCACACTGGCAAAGGCCTGTTCTCCGGCAGGCACATCGCTGGGCTCAAACCCCGCCACCCGTGTATCCACCACGTTTTCCCCTTGATAAAAGCTAAAGCGGGCTTGGGCATTCAACACGGTGCGGGTACTGCGGTTGATCGCCTCCACACTCAGGCGGCTGCCGGCTCCCACCCGTTCTTCCCGAATTTGCCCCACAATGACAAAATCGCCCGGATTGGCAGCAGATGCCGCTGGGGTTGCGGTGGGTTCAGGAGAAGGCGGCTGTTGGGCGGTCTCGCTTGGGCCAGGATCCGATTGCTGCAGAAGCTCCAAAACTCGAGCCAGTTCCTGCTGAAAGAAAACAAAGGCTTCCCGCGATTGGTTAGCCACCTGCGCCAAAATCAGCCGATCCGACTCTTCTACCGGAATCTCCAGAAGAGGGCTGGCCCCGCTTAAGGTGACTTGAATGCTGGAGACCTCTTGGTTGATGAACTTATCCAGGTAGGGAAAGAGGTTGAGAATGCATTCCTGAAAGGATCCCATCGGCATGGTGCGGTTGTTGGTCAGCACCAAGTCGGCACGCTCACAACTGTCCCGATCCTCTAGGTCGATTTCCATCGGCACCTGAAAGGATCCCAGGCTGGTATTGGTAATGGTGACCGTAATGCCGTACACGTCCTGCCGCCAACCGTGAATGATCTCCAAACTAGGACTGGTCACTTCCTCGGTGAAATACTCTCCCGCCCAGGTTAGGGATCCCCAAGAAACTAGGACAGGCGACAGCACAGCGGTCAGGCGAACAAGTTTCCAATTCACCTCAGCTCTACCTCACATACAGCTAGGTTGCTTATCCGGTCAGTGCTACAGGGATCCCTGCTACCCCGGAATGGGAATAGCCTAACCTCAGATCTCATCCTGAACCAAGAGGAACAAACAGGTTTTGCACAAGCCAGAGGATTCTTGTGGGAGGCATCAGGCCTGTACAAGAGATGCTATCTCTCATCCTCGACAACCCTCTGTAGATTCAGCTCTTGCGCGGTTTTCCTACAACAATGCTTGTGTCCTTGAAAGACTTTACCTGAAAGATTGTAGAAAAATACTCTGGTGACATAGCCTATGCAAGGTGACGAGCGTTGCCCTATGGGCCGCTACAGGCGAACGCGCTAGCGTGCCCTTGGCCTCAAGAGCTGTATTAGCTGTATTATGTGTGTTCAAAATAGGTGTATCCAAAATAGCCATCTCGATTCATGGGTGAGATTCATGAATGAGATTAACTCTCAAGGATAGTTCTGTATAGATCTCTACATAGATCATGTATAGATCGAAATCAAATAGAACTTTAAAATCCTCAAGTTGGGAATTTATTGTACGTGACGGTAGCTTGACAGGAATTAGGCTGCATAGATACCATAATTTCATGTCAGCCAGCCTAATTCTGCGGGTCACACTGGGTTAAGGGCCATTCAGTCTGCCGACTCACCGATCTAAATGCAGAAGCGGGGGAACCATTTCCAGGGGCTTACTCTGAGCATACGCCAGGGAGAGTATCTCTTAGCTCTAGCCCGTCAGCTAACTCCGTCGGCATTAAGAGGTGGCTAAAGAATGAGGGATCCGTCTGTGAGCGGAGTTTCGTTCGTTAGAGACCTACGGGGCTGAACATCAGTGGTGACAGAGGTTTTTGGGCTTTTGGCCAGAGTCCTCTGCTTTCTCCTATTACTTCACTCCCCACGGATGCCCCTATGCAGAATAGATTTGATGATACGGCTGCCTGGGTGCGGCGACTGTGGGCCTGGGTCTTTCAAGAGCAAATACTTTGGCCTTCGGCCGGATTCGGGATCCTCTTGGCCTTGTGGTGGGGGATAGCCCTCTGGCGCAGCGACTTGATGCCCACCCCACCTCAGGCGTTCGTGGCCAATTTGGATTACATTTTGCATCCCTTTTATCGCCGGGGCCCCGGGGACTTGGGGATAGGCTGGTTGCTTTTGGCCAGCCTAAGGCGAGTGCTGACAGGTTTTTTGTTGGGTGCTGTTGTGGCCATTCCGATGGGATTTTGGCTGGGAATGTCACGTTCAGCATGGCTGATGTTCAACCCGATCGTGCAGATATTGAAGCCGGTTTCTCCCCTGGCTTGGTTGCCGATTGCTCTTTCTATCTTTAATTTGGCCAATCCTTCCGCCATCTTCGTAATTTTTATCACTTCCCTCTGGCCTACGATCATCAATACTGCCGTCGGCGTGGCCAGTGTGCCGCAAGATTATCTGGATGTGGCACAGGTATTGGAAATGCCTCGTTGGCGGCAAATCCTCAAGGTTATTTGGCCGGCAGCCTTGCCCTACATCTTTACAGGCTTGCGGATTAGCTTGGGGATCGCCTGGTTGGTGATTGTGGCGGTGGAAATGCTCACGGGCGGCATTGGTATTGGCTTTTTCGTCTGGGATGAGTGGAACCGTCTCAATCTCAGCGCTGTATTTTTATCGGTGCTGGTGATTGGAGTGACGGGGTTGGTGTTGGACTACCTATTGGGCCAGATCCAAGTGTGGGCGACCCATCGACCGGCAGCCCAAGGCTAACCGAGAGGGATCCCGCGGTTCGGCTCATCATCCTGGCAATGACTAACCTGGCAATGACTAACTAGGAGCAGGGCCTAATATCCCCACATTGAGGTAGGAAGTTGCTCTGGTGCTGGTC contains:
- a CDS encoding LptF/LptG family permease; this encodes MTTQYADSAPRSTEPDPKPRTAPPRRGGFWGSLQLGAGFLELYLFKEMIRPFFLGVAGGTVMMLGNQLFIYADLLVKKGAPPLTILHILILNLPAILVVTFPIAGLFATLLTLGKMGADSEIIALRAAGIPYRKVFIPVLCIGLLVSGLALFTNEVIVPQTNQKVKTLNKNLILAQDAILFNPEEIVRVDDDLWFHVGSIDPETGLMRDLVILDRKAETGHLRYPQVISAQTAQQVGQSWQLRDVVVRRYDQQGRTYYEGQVEEMELNIVNKLVGLIYAEKVPQEQRAGELWDQCQRYRQEQRPSADVARCLTEYHLKFAIPLASFFAVLVAAPLGLQTVRQTGRYGGVALAIVLVFIYYVLMSLGRAMGRVEHIDPWLAAWLPNMIFGGVGFSLLWRFLR
- the ntrB gene encoding nitrate ABC transporter permease, which encodes MQNRFDDTAAWVRRLWAWVFQEQILWPSAGFGILLALWWGIALWRSDLMPTPPQAFVANLDYILHPFYRRGPGDLGIGWLLLASLRRVLTGFLLGAVVAIPMGFWLGMSRSAWLMFNPIVQILKPVSPLAWLPIALSIFNLANPSAIFVIFITSLWPTIINTAVGVASVPQDYLDVAQVLEMPRWRQILKVIWPAALPYIFTGLRISLGIAWLVIVAVEMLTGGIGIGFFVWDEWNRLNLSAVFLSVLVIGVTGLVLDYLLGQIQVWATHRPAAQG